CACCGGAGCCACCCGCTCGGCCCAACCAGCCCCCGGAATATGCCGCGGTGGGGCGGGGTTCAGCAGTGGTCGAAGACGTGGGCGGGATCGTCCGGACCGACCAGGTCGTGATCGCGCAGGGTCGTGGTCGCCGGGGTCTGCGGGTCGGCGCAGACCTCCGGGAACGTGCCGCGCAGGTCGTCGGCGTATTCGACGTCGAGCACGCCGGCGCCGTAGACCGCCGCGTAGTCGCCGCACTCCTCCCAGCGGTGGCAGCTCTCGGTGACGACGAAGTCGAATCCCGCCTCGTCCTTGCCGCGGGCGCCGAGCTCGGCGGAGTTCTTCTGCGCCACCGCGAGCCCGGAGCCGTGCGCGACGTCGGCGAGCAGCTTCGCCATCGCCAGGTTGTCGTCCTCGGTCAGCAGATCGCCGGACCTGCTGTAGGAGTCCAGGTTGTCCAGCTCCACCGAGTCGAACCCGCGCGCCGCGCAGCCCTCGACGGATTCGCCGATGATCTCGGCGAGGCGGGTGCGGTGCTGCTCGGTGGAGGTGTCCAGGATGAGCTCGTCGGGCCAGCCCGGATCGCTCACCGGTTCGCCGTCGGGCCCGGAGAGCACCAGGTCCCGGCGCTCGTCCAGCCACAGCTCCCGATCGCCGGGCTGGGACTGGAAACCGTTGACGTAGCAGATGTTGTGCAGTCCCGGCGCCGGTTCCGCCGTGCTGTCCCGCGCGACCACCGTGACGCCCTCCGGCGGCGGGTACGCGCCGCCGAGCTGGTAGTCCAGCACGCCGTCGGCCGGCGGAACGGACAGCGCGGGAGCGGTGTCCTGGGTCGCCGACACCGGCCGGACGGCCGGGGAGTCCCCCGCACCCGTCGTCGTGCCGCAGGCGGCGAGCACGACCGCGCCTGCTCCGATCGCCGCCAGCGCGCGCATCCGTCGCGCAGTCGGGCCACAGTGGTTGCTCATCAGGGCGGGTCCTCGCAGCTTCCGGTGCCCCGGCACGATCCGCCGCGGCGCTCGGCCGGGACATTACCGCGATGATCACCGGATGCCCTGGTGCGCACGGAGCATCCGCGCTCATCCACCTGGACATCCGGCCGCGGCGGCAACCACCCGCCCCCTGCGGCGCGAGCGGACACCGCAGGGACGGCACTGCTCTCGACGCCACCGCGCCCGCGCTGATCGACCTCGATCCGCCGTCCGGCTCCAGATTTCCGGCTTCCGGTCAAGGAATTCGCATCAAGTCCACTCGAAGGGTGGGTCCGGCGCGGGGGACCGTCATGCCGATCCCGAACGGTGGTCACACCCGTGCCTCATCGACGACGCAGGGAGTGTGCGATGCACGACGGATTGGTCGATCAAGTTCGCTGGCTGGTCGACGAGCAGGCCCCGCAGGACCCCGATGTCGCCGCCTCCCACCTGGACGTGCTGATAGCGGCGCACGGCAGAGCCGACGTGGCCGCGGCGCTCGCGGTCGTGGCCCCGGTCGAGATCGCCGGTCTCGTCCGCGAAGGGCGCTGACGGAACTCCTCGCCTCGACGCGGAAATCACCGCGACGCCACGTCCACCCGAGCGGGGCGGTCCTCGACGACCGGTTTCGCGGTCCGGGCCAAGTGCTCGTAGACGAGGGCCGCCCCCGACAGCGCGATCGACAGCACCACCCACGGCGCCGCGCCGGACACGGCGAACAGCAGCGTGTGCAGGCCGGGCCCGATCGCCGCCGCCACGCCCCACACCAGCTGGTAGCAGGCGCCGTAGCGCCCCGAGTCCGCCCCGCCGGCGAATCCGAGCACGATGACCATCGCGACGGCGCCGAACAACGCCTCGCCCAGGCTGAACAGCAGGATCAGCACCGCCATCACCGCCACCGCGGTCGACGGGCCGCAGCCGCCGAGCACCAGGAAACCGCCCAGCGCCACCGCCAGCAGCACCGCGGCCTGCGCCATCAACCGCATCGGGTCCCGTCTCCGGCCCCACCACAGCGCGACGGGCTGGAACGCCGGGATCGCCACGCACGAGAGCACGTACGCCACCGGCGGCAGCCACAGCGGCATGCCCAGCCAGCGCAGGTAGATCGGCAGGATCGAGTCGAACGCGACGCTGGCGAGGGTGAGCGCGAGAGTCGCCCCGGTGAACGCGAGGAAGCGCCCGTCTGCGAAGACCCCGCGATAACCCCGACCGCCCCGCTCACCGCCGGGCTCGCGCACCCGGACGGCGCGGGCGCCGAGGCGCCAGAACAGGTAGCCGGACAGCGCGAAGCCGACCGCGTTGAGCAGCGGGATCAGCGTCCAGAACACCGGCCCCACCCGGTCTTCGAGCGCCGCGCCCACCGCGACCGCCAGCGCCCCGAGCCCGAACCCGAGGGTGCGCAAGCTGTTGAGCAGCGCGAACATTCCACGACGCGCCTGCTCGCCGCGCGCGACCCCGGCGACGAGA
This window of the Saccharopolyspora gloriosae genome carries:
- a CDS encoding endo alpha-1,4 polygalactosaminidase, encoding MSNHCGPTARRMRALAAIGAGAVVLAACGTTTGAGDSPAVRPVSATQDTAPALSVPPADGVLDYQLGGAYPPPEGVTVVARDSTAEPAPGLHNICYVNGFQSQPGDRELWLDERRDLVLSGPDGEPVSDPGWPDELILDTSTEQHRTRLAEIIGESVEGCAARGFDSVELDNLDSYSRSGDLLTEDDNLAMAKLLADVAHGSGLAVAQKNSAELGARGKDEAGFDFVVTESCHRWEECGDYAAVYGAGVLDVEYADDLRGTFPEVCADPQTPATTTLRDHDLVGPDDPAHVFDHC
- a CDS encoding MFS transporter; translation: MSEDVAGPDRPGAVVRPRRAGSGAFMTAMVIDTLGAGVWVTFSLLYFTDGRGMELSTAGAALSTGSVTALVLGGLAVGTFTDRFGPYPAATLSCAIRALVFPAYLWADTPVAVAMIAFGVSLGDRLYWAAHGGLVAGVARGEQARRGMFALLNSLRTLGFGLGALAVAVGAALEDRVGPVFWTLIPLLNAVGFALSGYLFWRLGARAVRVREPGGERGGRGYRGVFADGRFLAFTGATLALTLASVAFDSILPIYLRWLGMPLWLPPVAYVLSCVAIPAFQPVALWWGRRRDPMRLMAQAAVLLAVALGGFLVLGGCGPSTAVAVMAVLILLFSLGEALFGAVAMVIVLGFAGGADSGRYGACYQLVWGVAAAIGPGLHTLLFAVSGAAPWVVLSIALSGAALVYEHLARTAKPVVEDRPARVDVASR